A stretch of DNA from Streptomyces sp. NBC_01197:
CGCACTGGCCAAGGGCGATCTGCTCGCCGCGTCCGGATGGAGTGAACCCGGCGCGGGCGCGGCCAAGAAGCGCCTCAACACCACCGCTGTCCGGCTGAAAGACGGCCGCTGGCGGCTCAACGGCGCCAAGTCCTTCACCACCAGCGCCGGGGTGGCCGGGCTCTACCTCATCCTCGCGCGGACCTCCGACAGCGTGGACGAGCCGAGCGGCGGCTACGGCTCGGCCGGCCAGACGTTCTTCCTGGTACCGGCCGGCAATGAAGGGGTGCGCCCCGACCAGAGCCTCGACCTGGTCGGGATGCGCGGCTCGGCAACCGGGTTCGTGTCACTGCACGACTGCGTCGTCGGCGACGAGGACCAGCTCGGCCCGGTCGGTGAGGCGACCCGCCTCATCGCCGGGGTCCGCAGGACGGGGGCGACGCTGGGCGCGGTCTCCCTCGGTATCGCGTCGGCGCTGCTGGACCTCGCGGTCGAACAGGTCAACCGCCGCCCGCAACCACCCGACGGCGTCACCCGCTTCCGGCTCGTCGACCTGGCCACCCGGATCGAGGCGACGCGCGCCGTCATCGACCGGTCCGGGCGGCGGGACGCGGCCGATCCGGGCCTGGCCACCCTCCACAGCAAGCTGTTCGCATCGGAGACGGCCGAGCAGGTGGGCGTCGAGGTGGCGCGCCTGCTGGGCTCCGCCGGGTACGTGGTCACCAACCGCATCAACCGGCTGATGGCCGATGCCCGCGCGGTCGCCCACATGGGCCCCACCAACGACCTGTGCCGGGAGCTGGTGAGCGCCACATGGCTCGGGTGAACGCGCAGCTCGCGGTGGTCAACGGGCGGGTGGTGACCCCCACCGGCGTCCGCCGGGGCGTGGTGCTCGTCGCGGACGGACGGATCATCGGGATCGCCGACTCCGCGCCCGGCCACGTCCGCGTCCTGGACGCGGCGGGCCGGTACGTCCTCCCCGGCCTGATCGACTCGCATGTCCACTTCCGTACCCCTGGTCTTGAGCACAAGGAGGACTGGGAGCACGGCAGCCGCGCCGCGGTCGCCGGTGGCGTGACCACCGTGATGGATATGCCGAACACGCGCCCCCCGGCCCTCCACCCGGACGCGGTGGTCGCCAAGGCGCGGCAGATCACCGGGCGTTCACTGGTCGACTTCGCCTTCCACATCGGCGCGGACCCGCTGCACCCCGAGGTCCTGGCGGGCCTCGATCCGGCGATCGCCCGCAGCGCCAAGGTGTTCATGGCCGGGCACCACACCGCGCCCACGGTCTTCAGCGACCCCGCCGCCCTCGACAAGGTGTTCGCCGCCGCGGCCGGCTCCGGGGTGCGGCTCGTCCTGCACGCCGAGGACCAGCGGCTGCACGACCTGCTGGACGCCTGGCGGGGCGGTCCCCCCAGCTCCTACCGGGACTACGAGCGGTGGCGGCCCCGCTCCAGTCCCATCTCGGCGGTCGTCCGGGTGCTGGAACTGGTGCGGCGCCACGGCACCATGGCGCACATCCTGCACCTGTCGAGCGCTGAGGAGGCCGACCTGGTGGCGGCGGCGGCCGCCGACGGACTGCCGGTCACCTTCGAACTCACCGCCCACCACCTCTCGTTCACCGACGCCGACACCGTGCGGGGCGGCGCGCGGACCCGGCTGGCCCCGGCGATCCGCGGCCCGCGGGACCAGGACCGGCTGTGGGCGGCCCTGCGGGCCGGCGAGGTGGCCACGCTGGGCAGCGACCACGCGCCGCACACCAGGGCCGAGAAGGAACTCCCGGTCGCCGACGCGCCGCCGGGGCTGCCCGGCGTGCAGGAGCTGGCCACCGCGGTGTGGACCGGGATGCGGCGGCGCTGGCCGGACGAGGACCAGGACACCGCTGTCCGCCGGCTGGTGCGCCACCTGGCGGAGAGACCGGCCGAGCTGTTCGGGCTGACCGGCAAGGGGCGGCTGGACGCCGGGGCCGACGGTGACCTGGTGGTCTTCGATCCGGAACGCCGCTGGTTGCTGTCCGCGCCGGACATCGCAGCCAAGTGCGGCTGGTCCGCGTACGAGGGCTGGACGTTCACCGGCCAGGTGCAGGTCACGGTCAAGTCCGGGCAGATCGCCTACGACCGGGAGCAGGGCACGTTCGGCGCCCCGGTGGGACGTTGGCTTTCGCCGCTCGACCGACAGAAGGGACGAACCGGCAATGGCTGAACAGTCCGTGGTCATCGCGGGCGGCGGCATCGGCGGCCTCGCCCTCGGCATCGCACTCCGCCGCACGGGAAAGCCCGTGACGGTCATCGAGCGGACCGCGACCTTGCGGGACGCGGGCGCCGGCCTCGTGCTGTATCCGAACGCGCTGCACGCACTGGCGGAGATCGACACCTCGCTCGCCCCGGCGGTGCGGGCCGCCGGGCACGTACCGGAGCCGGACGAGGTCCGCCCGATCGTCGACACCCGCGGCGTGGTCGTCACCACCGACCGGGTGGGCGAGCTGGCCGGGAAGTTCGGCGCGCCGCAAGTGTCGCTGCTGCGCACGGCGTTGCAGTCCCTGCTGCTGCGGTACGCCGCCGACGCCGGAGTACGGATACGGCACGGGATCAGCGTGACCGGCTGCACCGACCTGGGTGACAGGGTCGAGGTCGCTCTGTCCGAAGGGAAACCGACGACGGCGGCTGCCCTCATCGGCGCCGACGGGCTGCACTCCGTGGTGCGGCGGTATCTGCTCGGCGCGGAGCCTCCCCGCTACTGCGGATACACGACCCTGCGAGGGCGCTCCCCCGCGCCGGAGGAGTTCCCGCACGGGTTCATCGTGACCGGCGACGGCATCGGCGTCTTCGCCGCCCCGATCGGTTCCGGACGGCTGTACTGGA
This window harbors:
- a CDS encoding acyl-CoA dehydrogenase family protein, whose amino-acid sequence is MSLALQVIDPEAALPAALVERLDAAAARSASNGRPDETLLAELEQTGLLGIAVPSAYGGSGGDATLINHVVAQVARVNPSAAIMLFQHYAVSARIAEWGDAVQQARLLPALAKGDLLAASGWSEPGAGAAKKRLNTTAVRLKDGRWRLNGAKSFTTSAGVAGLYLILARTSDSVDEPSGGYGSAGQTFFLVPAGNEGVRPDQSLDLVGMRGSATGFVSLHDCVVGDEDQLGPVGEATRLIAGVRRTGATLGAVSLGIASALLDLAVEQVNRRPQPPDGVTRFRLVDLATRIEATRAVIDRSGRRDAADPGLATLHSKLFASETAEQVGVEVARLLGSAGYVVTNRINRLMADARAVAHMGPTNDLCRELVSATWLG
- a CDS encoding dihydroorotase, translated to MARVNAQLAVVNGRVVTPTGVRRGVVLVADGRIIGIADSAPGHVRVLDAAGRYVLPGLIDSHVHFRTPGLEHKEDWEHGSRAAVAGGVTTVMDMPNTRPPALHPDAVVAKARQITGRSLVDFAFHIGADPLHPEVLAGLDPAIARSAKVFMAGHHTAPTVFSDPAALDKVFAAAAGSGVRLVLHAEDQRLHDLLDAWRGGPPSSYRDYERWRPRSSPISAVVRVLELVRRHGTMAHILHLSSAEEADLVAAAAADGLPVTFELTAHHLSFTDADTVRGGARTRLAPAIRGPRDQDRLWAALRAGEVATLGSDHAPHTRAEKELPVADAPPGLPGVQELATAVWTGMRRRWPDEDQDTAVRRLVRHLAERPAELFGLTGKGRLDAGADGDLVVFDPERRWLLSAPDIAAKCGWSAYEGWTFTGQVQVTVKSGQIAYDREQGTFGAPVGRWLSPLDRQKGRTGNG
- a CDS encoding FAD-dependent monooxygenase; protein product: MAEQSVVIAGGGIGGLALGIALRRTGKPVTVIERTATLRDAGAGLVLYPNALHALAEIDTSLAPAVRAAGHVPEPDEVRPIVDTRGVVVTTDRVGELAGKFGAPQVSLLRTALQSLLLRYAADAGVRIRHGISVTGCTDLGDRVEVALSEGKPTTAAALIGADGLHSVVRRYLLGAEPPRYCGYTTLRGRSPAPEEFPHGFIVTGDGIGVFAAPIGSGRLYWTAKVAAPAGVWPAKSPKEAWADLLTLISGWHPAIVDVVRSTDPDAPVVVTDINDREPVADWSRGRVSLLGDAAHPMSPGAGQGAGMALEDAAVLGGLLSRTANIPGALRSYARHRAPRTAVVVNQSRHRDHVVRDERGEFSTHDQELTDLFGWRADFGLAAE